The Kiloniellales bacterium genome has a window encoding:
- a CDS encoding cobalt-precorrin-6A reductase, whose amino-acid sequence MAEARRVLILGGTAEARALARRLADRPGLEVVTSLAGVTRNPELPPGKLRRGGFGGAAGLAAYLRDQAVACLVDATHPYAERISANAAAAASAAGVPRLQLLRPPWPEEPGDRWIRVADSEVAARRLPELGRRVFISSGRQGIGAFRDLTGHWFLIRLIDPPAAPLPLPAYEVTPGRAPFTVEEEVELLRRHGIEVLVSKNSGGAMTYAKIAAARRLGLPVVMLARPAPAGGPTVPEPAAADDWLRRQLTGAAR is encoded by the coding sequence ATGGCTGAGGCCCGGCGCGTCCTGATCCTGGGCGGGACCGCCGAGGCGCGCGCGCTGGCGCGGCGCCTGGCGGACCGGCCGGGCCTGGAGGTCGTCACCTCTCTGGCCGGGGTTACCCGCAACCCGGAGCTGCCGCCGGGTAAGCTGCGCCGCGGCGGCTTCGGCGGCGCGGCGGGCCTGGCGGCCTATCTGCGGGACCAGGCCGTCGCCTGCCTGGTCGACGCCACCCATCCCTATGCCGAGCGGATCTCGGCCAACGCCGCCGCAGCCGCGTCGGCGGCCGGGGTGCCGCGCCTGCAGCTCTTGCGGCCGCCCTGGCCCGAAGAACCGGGCGACCGCTGGATCCGGGTCGCCGACAGCGAAGTGGCGGCGCGGCGGCTGCCGGAGCTGGGCCGGCGGGTCTTCATCAGCTCGGGCCGCCAGGGAATCGGCGCCTTCCGGGACCTGACCGGACACTGGTTCCTGATCCGCCTGATTGACCCGCCCGCGGCGCCGCTGCCCCTGCCCGCCTACGAGGTCACGCCGGGGCGCGCGCCCTTCACCGTCGAGGAGGAGGTCGAGTTGCTACGGCGCCACGGCATCGAGGTGCTGGTCAGCAAGAACAGCGGCGGGGCCATGACCTACGCCAAGATCGCCGCGGCCCGCCGGCTCGGGCTGCCGGTGGTGATGCTGGCCCGCCCCGCGCCGGCAGGCGGCCCGACGGTGCCGGAGCCGGCGGCGGCAGACGACTGGCTGCGCCGGCAGCTGACCGGGGCTGCGCGATAA
- a CDS encoding TIGR02466 family protein has translation MTMIQGFVTPVLKCAFPDCEQLNDGLRALILGMANPEPSSHRSNVGGWHSPNDFLKSGDPHVRRLLDWITTAVTGMTQATGGGEIATRGNFTVLGWANVLYPGGYNKAHTHNAFAWSGVYYVDIGDDDPADDLSGLIEFIDPRAGVGSPLVPGDPFDQPLFFRPEAGQLFMFPGWLRHYVHPYRGRRPRISVAFNVRWDWRDAQPD, from the coding sequence ATGACCATGATCCAGGGGTTCGTCACCCCGGTCCTGAAATGCGCCTTCCCGGACTGCGAACAGCTCAACGACGGCTTGAGGGCTCTCATCCTGGGGATGGCGAATCCGGAACCCTCCAGCCATCGCAGCAACGTCGGCGGCTGGCACTCGCCGAACGACTTCCTGAAGTCCGGCGACCCCCATGTCCGGCGGCTCCTCGACTGGATCACCACCGCGGTCACCGGGATGACCCAGGCGACCGGCGGCGGCGAGATCGCCACCAGGGGCAACTTCACGGTCCTCGGCTGGGCCAACGTGCTCTATCCCGGCGGCTACAACAAGGCGCACACCCATAACGCCTTTGCCTGGTCGGGGGTCTACTACGTCGACATCGGCGACGACGACCCGGCCGACGACCTCTCGGGCCTGATCGAATTCATCGACCCGCGCGCCGGGGTCGGCTCGCCGCTGGTGCCCGGGGATCCCTTCGACCAGCCGCTGTTCTTCAGGCCCGAGGCCGGGCAGCTCTTCATGTTCCCCGGCTGGCTGCGGCACTACGTCCACCCCTACCGGGGCCGGCGGCCGCGCATCTCCGTCGCCTTCAACGTCCGCTGGGACTGGCGCGACGCCCAGCCGGACTGA
- a CDS encoding TIGR02466 family protein: MAKQQMLPAFATPIWSCLWEDSGELNAGLKRMILERAPEEAQSHRSNIGGWHSAQDLLRWQEPEVPELVERIKTGINAVTQATNGMEEAASGGFMMVAWANLLHQGGYNQVHDHNRYAWSGVYYVDIGEDAPGDDLSGRIEFIDPRVGVGWPKVPGDPFKQKVSFKPESGRMFMFPGWLRHYVHPYKGETPRISIAFNVAFNEPEEIDARTA, encoded by the coding sequence ATGGCAAAACAGCAGATGCTTCCGGCCTTCGCGACGCCGATCTGGTCGTGCCTTTGGGAAGACTCGGGCGAGCTCAACGCGGGCCTGAAGCGCATGATCCTGGAGCGCGCGCCCGAAGAGGCGCAGAGCCACCGCAGCAACATCGGCGGCTGGCATTCGGCGCAGGACCTGCTCAGGTGGCAGGAGCCCGAGGTTCCCGAGCTGGTGGAACGGATCAAGACTGGGATCAACGCCGTGACCCAGGCGACCAACGGCATGGAAGAGGCGGCGAGCGGCGGCTTCATGATGGTCGCCTGGGCCAACCTGCTGCACCAGGGCGGCTACAACCAGGTCCACGACCACAACAGATATGCCTGGTCCGGGGTCTACTACGTCGACATCGGCGAGGACGCGCCGGGGGACGATCTGAGCGGCCGCATCGAGTTCATCGATCCCAGGGTCGGCGTCGGCTGGCCGAAGGTGCCGGGCGACCCCTTCAAGCAGAAGGTCAGCTTCAAGCCCGAATCCGGCCGCATGTTCATGTTCCCCGGCTGGCTCCGGCACTATGTCCATCCCTACAAGGGCGAGACGCCGCGGATCTCGATCGCTTTCAACGTGGCCTTCAACGAGCCGGAGGAGATCGACGCCCGGACGGCCTGA